A section of the Lampris incognitus isolate fLamInc1 chromosome 8, fLamInc1.hap2, whole genome shotgun sequence genome encodes:
- the LOC130116447 gene encoding ceramide-1-phosphate transfer protein-like, protein MAKIKTILILNKLLQEYNMEDKGGLDYHWDSCLKSYNQINKFNHLPNSSVAERTEGSVGLEECPGQTFQSSLLLSHLLAASSHQSDVLLQPYLASWDELVKFMEALGPMVGLISKEIETKTSIIRQLALLADESPEAEVGSDKSLIDYVTTEVGVLDKPESSHHASTYHSVRSMIHAELNQGLVKFHHQTDSGCRTLLRLHRALLWLKLFLEKLAETPETGHLRSPSELCREAYQGTLAHHHTWFVRRAAELAFIVMPERAFFFRLVCMQNQEELSVLLTRVVQALGEVYDRTQWALEENGMLDLP, encoded by the exons atgGCTAAAATAAAGaccattctgattctgaacaagtTACTCCAAGAGTATAATATGGAAGACA AGGGAGGATTGGATTACCACTGGGATTCTTGCTTGAAAAGCTACAATCAGATCAACAAG TTTAACCATCTGCCCAATAGCAGTGTGGCTGAGCGAACTGAGGGCTCTGTGGGCCTGGAGGAGTGTCCGGGTCAGACGTTCCAGTCGTCGCTGCTGCTCTCCCACCTGCTAGCTGCATCCAGCCATCAATCAGACGTGCTGCTGCAGCCATATCTCGCCAGCTGGGATGAGCTTGTAAA GTTTATGGAGGCACTGGGCCCGATGGTTGGACTGATATCTAAAGAGATTGAGACCAAGACCTCTATTATCCGCCAGCTGGCCCTGCTGGCAGATGAGAGCCCGGAGGCAGAGGTGGGCTCTGACAAAAGCCTGATAGATTATGTGACCACAGAGGTTGGTGTACTGGATAAGCCGGAGTCCTCACATCATGCCAGTACTTACCATTCTGTGCGCTCCATGATCCATGCTGAACTAAACCAAGGCCTGGTGAAATTCCACCACCAGACAGACTCTGGCTGTCGCACCCTCCTGCGTCTGCACCGTGCTCTGCTCTGGCTGAAGCTGTTCCTGGAGAAGCTAGCAGAGACTCCAGAGACTGGCCACCTCAGGAGCCCCTCAGAGCTCTGTCGCGAGGCCTACCAGGGCACCCTTGCACACCACCATACCTGGTTTGTCCGCAGGGCTGCTGAGCTAGCCTTCATCGTCATGCCTGAGCGAGCCTTCTTCTTCAGGCTGGTGTGCATGCAAAACCAGGAGGAGCTCAGTGTGCTGCTGACCAGGGTGGTTCAGGCCTTAGGGGAGGTTTATGACAGGACTCAATGGGCCCTGGAGGAAAATGGCATGCTGGACTTGCCATAA